TCACGGGGCCGTAAGGTTCTGTCCGATGGCGAACGTGAGCGTTTGCTGGAGGCCTACGAGGGCTGCGGACTGACGCAGAAGGAGTTTTGTCGGCGCGAAGGGGTGAACTACCACACCTTCGTTTCCTGGCTGGGTCAGAGACGCAAAAGCAGGGACCGCAATGGACCTTCGCACCGGAGCGACTTTGTGGAGATGGTCGTTCCCTTCGGATCGGCATCGGAGAGCGGTTTCGAGCTCGATCTTGGTGGAGGGCTCGTGGTGCGAACCGGCGACGAGGACGCTCTGTGGAGGTTAATCGAACGAATCCGGGGGTGAGCGGTGCTCTCGTTACCTCATTCGCTGCGGGTGGTGCTGGCGGTAGAGCCGACCGATATGCGCAAAAGCTTCAATGGACTGTGGGCAGTGGTCGAGCAGCATCTTTTCGAAGATCCCATGGAGGGGAAGCTTTACCTGTTCACGAACAAGGCGCGCAACCGGCTGAAGGCTCTTTATTGGGATGGGACCGGGGCCTGGGTTTTTGCCAAGCGCCTGGAGAAGGGCCGATTCAGTTGGCCTTTGGGCAGTGACGGCAAGAAGCTCAGCCTCAAGCCGGAAGCGGTGACCATGCTCTTGAACGGAATCGATCTGCAAAAAGGATGCGAAAAAGCCTGGTATGAGCGAAAAAGGGATTGACCGTCCGATCTAAGTATCCACTGTATGGATACTCAATGCCGCCTACCTACGACGAGCTTCGACGGGAGAACGACCTGCTCAAGCAGCAGATCGCCTGGTTCAAGCGTCAGCTCTTCGGGGGAGGCAAAAGCGAAAGAATCGACCGGGACCAGGCGTTGCTCGCCCTGGAGGAGATGGAGACCCGGCAAAAGCAAATGGAACGACAGGAGGTCTCTTATATCCGCTCGAAAGCCCGGCAACGTTCCAAGGGTGCCATCGAGCGCTTCGAGAAGGTGCCGGTTGCCGAGACCGTGGAGATCGTCCCCGAGGAGGTGAAAGCCGACCCGGACCTCTACGAGCAAATAGGGGCCGAAGAAACCTTCGAGATCGATATCACCCCGCCGAAGATCTTCAAGCGCCTCATCCGCAGGCTGAAGTTCCGCCACCGCATCGAGCGAAGCCTCCCTCCGGTAGTGGTTCCGGCCCTCGAAAGGCCCGTCCAAGGCAGTTACGCCTCCGCGGGGCTGGTCGGCTGGGTGGTGCTGGGCAAGTATATCGACCATCTTCCCCTTTACCGGCAGCAAAAGATGTTCGAGCGCTGGGGTGCGAAGATCTCCCGCCAGAGCATGGCCGACTGGGTGCAAACGGTAGCCTTCTGGCTCAAGCCCCTCTACAACCACATGCGACAGGAGCTGCTCGAAAGCGGCTACGTCCAAGCCGACGAGACTCCCGTCCGGTTCCAGGATCCCGACAACAAAAAAGGCAAAACCTCCCAAGGCTTCCTGTGGGTCGTCCACAGTCCCGGCCTCGGCGTGGTCTTCGACTGGCGGCTGTCCCGTCGGCACGTTGAAGCAACCCGTTTGCTCGAAGGATTTACGGGCCTTTTGCAGACCGACGGCTACGAGGCCTACAACGCTCTGGTCAAGAACGCTGAAGCCATCATCCATCTGGGTTGCTGGGCCCATGCCCGCCGGGGCTTTTTCAACGCCCGGTCCGACCATCCGAGGGAAGCCAGCCTGATCCTCGGCCTCATCGGCAGGCTCTACGACTTTGAAGAACGATACCGCAAGCAGGGACTCTCTCCGGTCGAGAGAGCCCGGCAGCGGAAAGTGGACCAGGCGCGCATCCTCAAGTGGCTCAAAATCGCGATCACCATCTCCCAAAATCGTTGCCTGTCCCAGTCCAACCTCGGAAAGGCCTGCTCTTACGCTCTGGCGCGCTGGAAATGCCTGTGCCGCTACCTCCATCACGGCGAAGCCGAGATCGACAACAACCTCGTCGAAAACAAAATCCGTCCCTCGGCCATCGGAAAGAAAAACTGGCTCTTTATCGGCTCTCCCGACGCCGGAGAGCGAACCGCCGTCATCTACTCCATGCTCCTGACCTGCGAGATCCACGGGGTCGATCCCCATGCATGGCTGCCCGATGTCCTCACCAAGGCTCCCAAGACGCCCGAAAAGAAAGAGCAAATCAAACTCCTGCCTCATAACTGGCAGCAATGATATAGATGTCGTCACCATCTGCATGTAGCAATGGTGACCATATTGGTTTAGAAGTCGTCACCATCAATACTCGTGGAGGGGGATGAATGTCGGACGCTTACGTTGCTGACAGCCTACCTGCGTCCTTCGGACCGGGACGCGGCCTTGCACTCGGCGGCAATCCTGAAGCTGTTGGTTGCCAGAGTGCGTCGGCAGTGGCCGCAGGTGCGGATCATCTTTCGGGGCGACAGCGGTTTTTGCCGGGAGCGGACTCTTGCCTGGTGCGACCGTAACGGCGTCGACTATGTCGTAGGACTGGCCCGCAACGAGGTGCTCTTGCGGGAGATCGCACCTTTAATGGAACGGGCCCGGCAAGAGCACGAGAAGACCGGCCAGAAACAACGCCTTTTCGGCGGCTATATCTACGGAGCCAAGACTTGGACTCTCAAGCGACACGTCATCGCCAAAGCCGAACACTCGGACAAGGGGGCCAATCACCGGTTCGTGGTCACCTCCCTCGAAGGGAACGAGCAGGACATTTACCAGAAGATCTACTGCGCCCGAGGTGAGATGGAAAACCGGATCAAAGAACAAATGACCCTCTTCAGCGAGCGCACCAGTGCCGGACATTGGTGGGCAAACCAATGGAGACTGATCCTCTCGGCCTACGCTTACACACTCTGGGAGTGCGTTCGCCGTATCGGCCTTGAAGGCACAAAGTTTGTCCGGGCCCAATGCGCCACTTTGCGACTGAAGTTCCTCAAAATCGGTGCGGTTATCGACAATGGCGTGCGGGTCTTGAGACTTCAACTTCCCTCGGCCTTTCCCCTGAAGGATCACTTCGTCCAAGCCCTCGCACGACTGCGACCCACATAACGCCCCGCCATTGAGAACCAACCCACGTTCCGAATAAGCGCTGGGGTAAGGGGAAACTGTGTCTCCACCGACTTATGAACTCCAAAAACACCACACAAGGCCCAACTTTCAGACACTGATTCAAGATCAACAGCGATCACCTCACTTCGCAGAGCCTTCATGAGAAATGCGGGCTAACCATTCAGGATCTCAAAATGTTGCAAAACGGCAAATGGTCTTTGCTGAAAAGTTTTTCCTGGGCCGAAAAGGCAACTCTGCATGTTTGGAAAGGGTCGATCCAATGCATTGCCCAGACCTTTTCACGATCCCCCTATTCCAATTTCGAATCCGGTATTGAACATTACGACAGAAAGGGAGAACATCCCCTAAAGACTTTTCCGCTCTCCGATAACCCCACCATTCCACCTTGAACCTCCAGTACATCGCAGACAAAGCCGGCGTATCCCGGATGACGGTTTCCCGAGCACTACGGAACCATCCCGAGGTAAGCGAGTCCACGAAAAGAAAAGTTCTAGAAGTCGCCGAAGAACATGGGTACAGCCCAAATCCGATGGTCTCGATTCTGATGTCGCAGGTGGCCCGATCAAAACGCGCGACATACAGGCCCACCCTGATCTTTGCTGTCAGCGGCCAACGATTTTCGGCTAGTGAAGTGGAAGCCGGCCGATCCGGAGGATCAATCATTGGCGCCCGCAACCGTGCCGCAGAACTCGGCTACAACTTGGAAGTCATGGAATTTCAATCGAATAACATGTCGCAGAAACGATTCAGCGACATACTGGCGGCACGTAGAACACCGGGACTCATTATTTCCCCTTCAGAAGATCCCCACGCTAACTACTCCTTTGATTTCAAGAACATCTCCGCAGTCGCTATTGGGTACAGTATCCGCGAACCGAAACTGAATCGAGTCTGCCTCGACTACTACGTCTGCATGATGAAAACACTCGAAAGCCTTTGGCAGGAGGGATATCGACGATTCGGCCTCATATTGCGGGAAGAAACCGACAGCCGTATTCTTCACCTTTGGAGCTCAGGATTTCTTACGTTTCACTGGAGTAACGCCCAACAAGGTCGGGACAATATTTTAATTACCGAGACTCTGAAAGAACCCCAATTTGCTTCTTGGTTCAAAAAATCACGTCCCGAAGTGATACTCTCTTATAACGATACTGAATACTGCGAGTGGGAACGGAAACTAAGATCCCCCAAAACACGGCCATGCCGATTCGTACACCTAGATCAGGATTTTATCCATAACGAGAATGCACTGATTGGATCGATTGAATCAGCACGCTATGAACTCGGTCAGGCAGCCGTCGATCAGCTGGTCGGCCTGATTAAACGCAATAGCACGGGTATTCCGAAAAGGCAGCATACTGTGCTCATCGAGCCCAGATATCTACCCACCCAATCGTCACCTCAGGAACCTACTGAGAAGAAGAAAAAATCACTTCCGGCGACTTAAGAACCAGAATTGCGTCCAGGACGGTTTTCTCCCGAGCCGCAATGCGGAGGGTCACCTCCCCCGCTTCCAGAAAAATAGGTTCAAACCAAGCCTTGTTTCTCAACTCTTGGACACGGGAAACTCCGGCCCAATTCCAACCAGGGGCGCAACGGAACTGAGTTTCGACCAACGGATCGTCATTGATCGCAAAAAATACAGAATTGTGGCTTCCGGCTGGCACTTTGGCGAAGAGACGGACTGCAAGAAAATAGATCCCATCCTCTGGACAATTGAATGTCGCAGTGAGAACCTTGTCAGGAACGGCCGAAAAATCATCCGCTTCCGAGAATAAGACGGTTTTCCCGGAAAGTGCGCCTTCTCTCTCCACAACTTCAAATTTTTCCACACCCGACATACTCTCGGCGTCAATGAAAGCCACAACATCGTCGCCCTCCTTTTCAAACGAAGCGGACAAAGGTTTCTCCGAATTCTCAACGATCACGGGAACGGAAAGACCGTCTTTCAATTTCACGAGAAAAGCTCCAGACCTTTCCTCGATCTTCTCATCGGCCACGCGGGAAATCCGCAGCGTGACTGGATTTCCCGGTCCAACGACATTCGCACTTGTTTCTACGTCAAACCAAGAGAACGCTTCGTTCTTTAAGATCTGAAACTCCAGAGGCTCCGTATCGGCCAGGGAGATCTTCACTTCAACCGGCGCTTCATCCTGTAGCTGGATCCGCCTACGCGAGAGTTCTACCCCCGATTCGCGGAGAGGCATTTCACCGGAAATACCGGGGCGAAGCCCAAAGTCGGGAAATCCTGGAAACGGAGCCGCGATTGCAGCCCCCGGAGATTCATTTGCCAAAGTAAAATCACCACCCATCGAATCTTCAAACAACGGAACTCCTGCAACACCCTCTTCCTCCAATCCCTCCGCAATCAGCCAGCCCCGGTAATTCTCCAAATATTCCGAGTCTGAAGACCAAAACAAGTTCCGATCGAGACGCAAATCCCCATACGCCGCGTTAAACGCAATGATTGCACCTTTCGGAAAAAGGACATTGTTTTGCACGACATAGGATGCAGCCAAAGATCGGCTCGCGGGAAATCCACCCAGCCTCCCAGAACGGTAAATCGTATTATTGAGGAAATAAACGCTTCCATCTTCAACGGAGCGGTAGTTGGTTTTCAACGCATCACCGAAGAGCCCTAAACGGTCCCCGGAGTTCACAATCAAATTGTTGAAGAGATAGCTCGGACCGTGAAATGAAGGAGCGGTACTGATTCCCGCAAACGTTCCTTCTATCAGATTTCCCCATACCCTCATATTCATCTGTCCGCCATCGAGCTCCACCCCATCGTCGTTCCCAAAGAGCATAGCATTCCCATAGATGTCCGCATCCTTGCGAAAACCTCCCTCAGGGCTACCGTTCCGAGCCGATTCAATAACGTCATTCCAACGATGGCGATTCGATCCAATCATGTCGTTGTAGCGGATAACGGTGTTCTCGTTCTCGATTACATAGATTGCACTAGGACCAGTCGGATGAGAGAAGGCCCACGAATTCGATGTCCCTCGTGGATCGTGAATATAGCAATACTCAACGACCACCGAATAGCATCGCTCGATCAAAATTCCGGCATCCCGATTAATCAGGTTTCCGTCCTCATCCAAAAACTGTCCTCGCAGATCGTAACGCCTCTCTCCGACTCGGCCCCAACCGGAGATATCGCAGTTGCGTATTCGCACATGACGGGAATCCGCAATGCTTACCGCATTGTAACGTCCACCTTTGATCGTGAGCCCTTCGAGAATGACATACTCGACATCATTGAGGGTGACCGCATTCGGACTCTCTGAGCCTCCCTCGATTTCGCCGTTGGACACATATCGTATCCATCCATCAGGCGACCCACTTTCTACAATATGAACAGGCCCTTTTGCTAAAGAAACCGTCTTCGCCACGGGCACCTCCGATGACAGAGTCGAAAATGTTTCTCGGGCCAGTCGGTCTTCACCGAGCCAAACCGCGACCTCATACTCGCTACCCTCACGCAGACCGAGAAGGGAGTTCCGTGGAACCGGGAGGTTTTCAGTCCAAACAAGTTCCGGAGCGATTTCCCAAGTCTCCACTCCGGACTCCCTGTATTTCACTCTGTATTCAAGAGTTTCTGCATTACGCAAATAGATCCCCGCGCTTTCGAAACTTGGTTCCACTTCTATCGTCAAGGCCGCCACGAACTGCGACAACCCGATCACGGCGAATACCCCTCCGATGCAACGTTCAATCTTCATCGATCGCATAAATTCTGAGGTTCCTGTAAATTGCCTTGGTCCAACGCATTTGACGCAAACCGAACCATCCCGCCCCGAGGACCTCTCCATAAGAAGCTCCATCATCCTGCCAATCGATCGACAGTTGTCCATCCACGGCCAACTGAATTCTACCCCCGACTTTACTCAGTACGACACGATGAGTTTTCGTGCTCTCCGGCGGGATTCCTTCCGGGCCATTTGAAACTAGATAAAAACCACTATTCTTGCGCAGGTTCGCCGTCGATCTGCCCGGATTCGCTTCGCTATCCGCATAATACGAAATATGATAACAATCGATATCTCCACCATGATACTGTTTAAAATCACCATCCCGAGGAGTAACGTCCTGATCGAAAACGGAAACACCATCCGGGCCAGTCGCTGAGAAGAAGACAATGTTCAGTCCATATTCGCTGAGAATCTCCACCTCCCATTCGGCCACAAAGTTCTCCGGCAGCCTGCGGTCCAGCCAATAGACTATGTGACCATCGGAACGCTCCGGGCGAGTCGACTCCATGACCATCCCTTCAGCAGTATATTCGACCTTACCAGGCCCCTCCATAATCCAGTCTTTCGAATCCTCCGGACGAGTCATCGCATTCTCATAAACCATAGAAAGCTTGTCCCGGGAAACCTGAATCTCCCCCAAATCTTCCGCCCCGAGGAGGTGATCGGATTGCCCCGAATACTGCGCAGACAGTAGGCTATTGATTTCTTCTTCGTTCAACGGTTTATCGTAGAGACGCACTTCGCTAATCCCAATATCGGGAAGCAACCGAGCCACGATTCTTTCCAGGACCGGGGCCTCCATACCCGGTTCGAAACGTGGCAGATCAGCCCCACTCGGACGTCCATCAAAATAAAGGTTCTGCAGACCCTTGTCCGTATCCCACACCACTGCCAAATGATGCCAACGGGGTCCATTGATTCGAGGCGTCTGAATTCGCATATAACCTCCAAAATCGTAAGGACCTCTCCAATTCATGAACATTCCCCAAAATTGAGGCCATAGCCCGACCGACAGGTCAATGACCTTGGGGGAGGAGACCAGGGTTTCCTTCCATTGCTCGTTGCCCGGGGCACTTTGATAGTCTCGATCCACATAGAACCAGAAACCCAGAGTCCCCGAGCTCATTTTGGTCTTCGCGTCGAGATTCGCGGAGACTTCGACAACACCTTCCATAGCCATCGCTCCGGCAACATCTTCAAAGGGGCCGGGAATCTCCGTCACTCCGTCAACTCCCATTCCGGGTGTTCGAATGCGAAGGATAGGCTCCAACACCACCATTCTAGATGGGTCGAAAGATTCAGCCAGTTCCGGCGAGGTTTCGGCCAGCATCTCGAAAACCCAGGACGCTACCAGACGACTTCCATCCTTCGAGAAATGAGTTCTATCCACCGCCTTGTGGGGTGGTCCTAAACGATCGGTCGCGGGTTCTCCCATCGCGAGGTATTCCCGTGTGCTCCGCGCGTGGAGATCCAAAACGAGTGTTCCCGTCTCTTCGCCAACGATTCGCACCGACTCCGCATACGGTGCCAAAGAATCACGAAGGTTTCCCTGCGAATCGAAGGTTCGCCGCGCGACGGGCGTCAATAGCACCACCCTGGCCCCACTTTCCCGAGCTTCCGCAATGTATTGGCGTAAATGCTCCCGATACTCTGTCTTGGCATCACTCGCACGTTCCGGCCCCTTCCCCGGTTGATCATTATGGCCGAACTGAATCAGGACCCAATCCGCGTCGTAGCTTAACGCATCATCCCATCTACCCTCGGTTCGAAAACTGCGCGAGCTTCTTCCTCCCTTGGCCGTATTGATAACCTTCACACCCGGCTTGGCCATTTGACTCAATGCCCATCCCCATCCCGCTTGATCTCTACTCGACAGCGCATCGACCACCGTAGAGTCGCCAACCAGAACAATTGTTGAAGACGGACTCTTTTCGAGGGCCGACTCAGACCGCGACAAACCTGCGGTGGAGATCAGACAGAGAGAACAAAAACAGAGCAGACGCATAGGGGTATAAGTAGAGTCAAAGGTTAAAGACCAACGAAACAACCTCATACCCATGATCCACTCCTGGGACCAGAAGCCTTTTTCGTTACTCGTATCAAATCCACACCGCTCGTTCTAGTTTCCCCTCTCAACCGGAAGGGATTCGTCGATACGAGTAACGAAATATCCCCATGGACTCTCCCTCCCTCCTTTTTCATATTCAAAATCTCGCTATGCTTGCCCCCTCTTTTCTTTCTCATGCGCCCCCCCACCCTAAAACCTCGTCAAGGGGATTCGCTCTCGTCATCTCACTATCGCTTCTCGCATTCTTGGTAGCGATATTGTTAAGCCTCTCCGTCTTGGTTTCCGTCGAAGCCAGCCAGCAGACCACCCAAAGCCAGATCCTCGGAGCCCGGACAAACGCTCTCCTCGGCGCTAGAGTGGCGATCGGAAAGCTACAGAAAACGATCGGCCCCGATAACATCCTTACCTCAAACGCATCCCTTGCGGCTAACCCAGTCCCCGAAAAGTCCAAATGGCTCGGAGTTTTACCCAGCGATGGGACCGGAAGCATTTCTTGGCTCGTTTCGGGGAACGAGAACCCGGAAACCAATAGTAACGCCGCCACATCCACCAAACTTCCGGGTTTTGGAGCGACCCGCGTTCCCCAAGTTCCCGTACAGACGAGCTTGAATGAAGGAAACTTTTCATTCTGGGTATCCGACCTTTCACAAAAGGCCCGAATCGACCTCACCGATTCGAGGATTACCGCCACCGACTACGACATCCCGGACGATTCATCCCTGTTGGCCCCGCAGACTTTTGGTATACCCCTCCTCGCGGACCTCTCTCCACTGGCCTCACTCGGAGAAAAAACTCCAGCCGGAGCCGAGCTCCGGACCCGAGCAAAATCCGCTACCCAATATGCAGAATTTGGTCATTTGGTCCCTCCGCAGGCGCTCGTCGATCATTTCCACAATCTCACTGCATTTAGCTATGGTCTGTTCACGAACGTGGTCGATGGGGGATTAAAAACCGACCTCACTACCTACGTCACAGACACCGCCTCTCCCCTCACCGACATTTATACCAATGGCCCCCCTTGGGCTCTCTACCAAGATTTCCTAAGACTCGGGCAATCCGTAGACGTAAACGGAATCACTCCTGCGGTTCGTAACCCATTGACTACAGCTGGAGCGCAGGATCTCGCCCATCCTAATTCGCACGGAATCGTTCCCGTAATCTTCTTCTGGCAATTTGGGATGAGCGTAGTCCCACAACCACCGCAAACCTACGGCCCGGACGATACGATTCCCCTCGCTCTTCGAATGGAACCGGTAGTGATCATGCTCAATCCCTACAATGTTCCATTGAAATCGCAAACCTACGTATTGCGCATGCTCTCCGGCGGCGGAAGTTATTTTCCCAGCACGAACACCCAGCGCGAACCAGCCCTCGTTCTGGAGCACGAATCTCATAGCGGATCAAAGACTATCCTCACTCCCAATACCGGAGATGCCAACGGAGTTCAAAACTACGGAAACTACCTCAATGAATGGTTGCCGGACTTCACGGGACATGGCAGCGGATCAGATGGCCGTTCATTTCAGGAAAATTCCTTTCGGGTCGGATTCACCACGTCCTTCGAACCGGGGCAAATCAAGGTATTTGCCCTCGAATCGGATACAACCCTTCCCGGCGCCGGAGAGGATTGGGTTCTCGAGCTCCAAGAAGTCGATGACCCCCTCACTCCCTACTTCGCGACCTCCGGTGATATTACCAGTTCACTTCAGGAGCC
This genomic stretch from Puniceicoccus vermicola harbors:
- the tnpA gene encoding IS66 family insertion sequence element accessory protein TnpA; translation: SRGRKVLSDGERERLLEAYEGCGLTQKEFCRREGVNYHTFVSWLGQRRKSRDRNGPSHRSDFVEMVVPFGSASESGFELDLGGGLVVRTGDEDALWRLIERIRG
- a CDS encoding right-handed parallel beta-helix repeat-containing protein, producing the protein MKIERCIGGVFAVIGLSQFVAALTIEVEPSFESAGIYLRNAETLEYRVKYRESGVETWEIAPELVWTENLPVPRNSLLGLREGSEYEVAVWLGEDRLARETFSTLSSEVPVAKTVSLAKGPVHIVESGSPDGWIRYVSNGEIEGGSESPNAVTLNDVEYVILEGLTIKGGRYNAVSIADSRHVRIRNCDISGWGRVGERRYDLRGQFLDEDGNLINRDAGILIERCYSVVVEYCYIHDPRGTSNSWAFSHPTGPSAIYVIENENTVIRYNDMIGSNRHRWNDVIESARNGSPEGGFRKDADIYGNAMLFGNDDGVELDGGQMNMRVWGNLIEGTFAGISTAPSFHGPSYLFNNLIVNSGDRLGLFGDALKTNYRSVEDGSVYFLNNTIYRSGRLGGFPASRSLAASYVVQNNVLFPKGAIIAFNAAYGDLRLDRNLFWSSDSEYLENYRGWLIAEGLEEEGVAGVPLFEDSMGGDFTLANESPGAAIAAPFPGFPDFGLRPGISGEMPLRESGVELSRRRIQLQDEAPVEVKISLADTEPLEFQILKNEAFSWFDVETSANVVGPGNPVTLRISRVADEKIEERSGAFLVKLKDGLSVPVIVENSEKPLSASFEKEGDDVVAFIDAESMSGVEKFEVVEREGALSGKTVLFSEADDFSAVPDKVLTATFNCPEDGIYFLAVRLFAKVPAGSHNSVFFAINDDPLVETQFRCAPGWNWAGVSRVQELRNKAWFEPIFLEAGEVTLRIAAREKTVLDAILVLKSPEVIFSSSQ
- a CDS encoding DUF1961 family protein codes for the protein MRLLCFCSLCLISTAGLSRSESALEKSPSSTIVLVGDSTVVDALSSRDQAGWGWALSQMAKPGVKVINTAKGGRSSRSFRTEGRWDDALSYDADWVLIQFGHNDQPGKGPERASDAKTEYREHLRQYIAEARESGARVVLLTPVARRTFDSQGNLRDSLAPYAESVRIVGEETGTLVLDLHARSTREYLAMGEPATDRLGPPHKAVDRTHFSKDGSRLVASWVFEMLAETSPELAESFDPSRMVVLEPILRIRTPGMGVDGVTEIPGPFEDVAGAMAMEGVVEVSANLDAKTKMSSGTLGFWFYVDRDYQSAPGNEQWKETLVSSPKVIDLSVGLWPQFWGMFMNWRGPYDFGGYMRIQTPRINGPRWHHLAVVWDTDKGLQNLYFDGRPSGADLPRFEPGMEAPVLERIVARLLPDIGISEVRLYDKPLNEEEINSLLSAQYSGQSDHLLGAEDLGEIQVSRDKLSMVYENAMTRPEDSKDWIMEGPGKVEYTAEGMVMESTRPERSDGHIVYWLDRRLPENFVAEWEVEILSEYGLNIVFFSATGPDGVSVFDQDVTPRDGDFKQYHGGDIDCYHISYYADSEANPGRSTANLRKNSGFYLVSNGPEGIPPESTKTHRVVLSKVGGRIQLAVDGQLSIDWQDDGASYGEVLGAGWFGLRQMRWTKAIYRNLRIYAIDED
- a CDS encoding LacI family DNA-binding transcriptional regulator produces the protein MNLQYIADKAGVSRMTVSRALRNHPEVSESTKRKVLEVAEEHGYSPNPMVSILMSQVARSKRATYRPTLIFAVSGQRFSASEVEAGRSGGSIIGARNRAAELGYNLEVMEFQSNNMSQKRFSDILAARRTPGLIISPSEDPHANYSFDFKNISAVAIGYSIREPKLNRVCLDYYVCMMKTLESLWQEGYRRFGLILREETDSRILHLWSSGFLTFHWSNAQQGRDNILITETLKEPQFASWFKKSRPEVILSYNDTEYCEWERKLRSPKTRPCRFVHLDQDFIHNENALIGSIESARYELGQAAVDQLVGLIKRNSTGIPKRQHTVLIEPRYLPTQSSPQEPTEKKKKSLPAT
- the tnpC gene encoding IS66 family transposase — encoded protein: MPPTYDELRRENDLLKQQIAWFKRQLFGGGKSERIDRDQALLALEEMETRQKQMERQEVSYIRSKARQRSKGAIERFEKVPVAETVEIVPEEVKADPDLYEQIGAEETFEIDITPPKIFKRLIRRLKFRHRIERSLPPVVVPALERPVQGSYASAGLVGWVVLGKYIDHLPLYRQQKMFERWGAKISRQSMADWVQTVAFWLKPLYNHMRQELLESGYVQADETPVRFQDPDNKKGKTSQGFLWVVHSPGLGVVFDWRLSRRHVEATRLLEGFTGLLQTDGYEAYNALVKNAEAIIHLGCWAHARRGFFNARSDHPREASLILGLIGRLYDFEERYRKQGLSPVERARQRKVDQARILKWLKIAITISQNRCLSQSNLGKACSYALARWKCLCRYLHHGEAEIDNNLVENKIRPSAIGKKNWLFIGSPDAGERTAVIYSMLLTCEIHGVDPHAWLPDVLTKAPKTPEKKEQIKLLPHNWQQ
- the tnpB gene encoding IS66 family insertion sequence element accessory protein TnpB (TnpB, as the term is used for proteins encoded by IS66 family insertion elements, is considered an accessory protein, since TnpC, encoded by a neighboring gene, is a DDE family transposase.), which codes for MLSLPHSLRVVLAVEPTDMRKSFNGLWAVVEQHLFEDPMEGKLYLFTNKARNRLKALYWDGTGAWVFAKRLEKGRFSWPLGSDGKKLSLKPEAVTMLLNGIDLQKGCEKAWYERKRD
- a CDS encoding IS1380 family transposase yields the protein MEGDECRTLTLLTAYLRPSDRDAALHSAAILKLLVARVRRQWPQVRIIFRGDSGFCRERTLAWCDRNGVDYVVGLARNEVLLREIAPLMERARQEHEKTGQKQRLFGGYIYGAKTWTLKRHVIAKAEHSDKGANHRFVVTSLEGNEQDIYQKIYCARGEMENRIKEQMTLFSERTSAGHWWANQWRLILSAYAYTLWECVRRIGLEGTKFVRAQCATLRLKFLKIGAVIDNGVRVLRLQLPSAFPLKDHFVQALARLRPT